The Saccharothrix violaceirubra genome segment AGGAGCAGCGCGAGAACGCGGGGACGCCCGACCGGTTCCAGCGCATGGAGGGCGACCTGTGATCGAGGCGCTCGCGCGCAGGATGGCCGGAGTGGTCCTGGTCACCCTCGGCGCGACCGTACCGGTCGTCGCCTACACACGCCTTGACGCGTGGGACGCCGAACTCGCGGGCCGCGCCGACCCGTCCCCGACCGGGCTGGTCGACATGCTGCTGGGCGGTATCGGCATCGTGTTGATCATCGGCGCCGGACTGTGGTGGCATCGGCGCCGCACGACGATGTGGCCGATCTGGGCCCGCTGGGCGGCAATCCCAGGCCTGTTCCTCGCGGTCTTCACCTGCCTTTCCATCGCGGAGAAGCGAAACGCGCCGGTCGCGCTCGCGATCGGCGTGGGGTTGATCGTGGCCTGCTGGGCGTTGAGCGAGGCGGTAAGGCTCGTCATGACCCGCCCCGTCACGGACGGGTTGATCGCGTCGAGACTCGAGATCCCGTTCCGCGTCAGGGTTCTCAAGGCGCGGTTGTGCGTTCGGCACGACAGACTTGTGCTGGACAGCCTGACCTCACAGCGGAAGCGGTCACGTGACGCGATCGCGGTGCCGTGGCAGGCGCTTCGGTCCATCGAGCTGGTCGACGTCGAACAGGAGACGGTCTGCCGGGTGCTGGTGTTCTCCGGTCTGCCGGAGGCGAACGCACGTGAGTTCGACGTGACTCCCGGTCCCGCGCTGCACATCGTCGGCACCGCACGCGAACTGCTCGTGCCGGTCACGAACGAGGTCGGACGTGCCGTTCTGCGTGCGGTCGAGGCTCGATCAGCCGACATGGAAGTCGACGAGGGCGAACTCGCCGAGGACGAGTGGCGGCGGAAGAGCGGTGTCCGGACGACCAACGCGCTCACCCGCGCCCAGCGCCGCGCCGGCGTCCACTACCGCACCGACTATCGACCGTACCGTCTGATCCCCGTGGCGGGCTTCCTTCTGATGCCTCTCTTCGCCTTGTTCGGCATGACGCTGTCACTGGCCACGGGATCGAAGAAGCAGCAGGAACAGTTCTACGTCGTGGACGGGGTCGTGAGCCCCTGGAACGTCGCGATCCTCGCTGTCGCCTCCATCGGGTTCCTGTACGTCCTGTACCGCTTGGTAGGCAAAAGCTTCCTGAGCTTCATGGAGGGGCAGAACTACATCGAGGCCTACCCCGAACCGCCTGCCCGAGCGAAGACCGGAACCGTACCGGGCTCCGGCAAGCGCAACAGGAAGCGATGACCTGGATCGAGCCCCACGAAAGTGTCACCCCGATAGCGCGGCCATTCGCTGATCGGCCAGCCAAGCGATGGCAGACCGACCCATTTGGCGCGCGCCAAGGATAGTCTCGACGGTGTTGGCGGAGTCCGGTCGTCGGAAACGTTCAGCCGCTCCACATCTGCCGATGGGCTAATTGGTCTCGTCCTCCGCCACCAGTTCCGCCTGCTGGAGGATCAGGTCGGTTGCCGACGCCTCCTTGTCGGGCGGATAGCCATGCTTGAGCAGGAGGCGTTTGATCCTCGTGCGGAGCTTCGCCCGCACCGTCTCCTTCACGTTCCAGTCCGTCTTTGCATCCTCGCGGACGATGGCTGTCAGCTCATGGGCAATGGCGCGCATGGTCTCGTCCTGCATCGCGATGCGAGCCGACTCGTTGGAGGTCAGGGCGTCGTAGAAGGCCAGTTCACTGTCGGTGAGCCCGATTTTTTCCCCGCGCTCCTTCTGCACCTTGATCGCCTGCGCGATTGCGACAATCTCGGCCATCACCTGTGCGGCATCAATGGTGCGGTTCTGGTATCGGTTCATTGACTGGGCGAGCATCTCCGAGAACTTCCGCCTCACCACGACATTGCTTTTTCCGATCACCTTGACCTCGTTCTCGATGAGACGGCGGACGGCCTCCAACCTCGCATTTTTTAGGTCGGCCGTTTCGAACCGCCGCCGAAACTCGTCGTCGATGATCGAGATGTCCGGGACATCAATACCGGCTTCGGCAAACAGGTCGATGACACCGCTGCCCGACACATGCTCGGATACGATCTGCCTGATAGCAGTGTCGAGTGCCGCGTCGGATTCGCTGCGGCGAGAATCGGTCTCCAGTTTCGCGATCTGGCCCCGGACAGCGTCGAAAAATGCGACGTCCTCGACGACCGCCTTGGCCTCATCCGAGGTGGGTACGAGCGAATACAGCTTCTTCAGGCGGCTGGAATGGGCCATGAACCGCTTCTTCACGCTCGGCTGCCCGTCGCTGGCGTCCTCGAACTCCCCCGGGTCAGAGTCGCTGGCACCGTCGTCGGTGCGGTCAGTTTCCAGCAAGTGGTCCAGCACCGCGGTAACCGCGTAGAGCCACGCCTTCTGCCCGCCGTCGCCGAGGATCGTCACCCAGTCCACGCCGTGCAGCAGGTCGCTACAAACCGAGTGCTCGACCAGCATCTCCGGGATAGCCGCTTGCCGAACGTCCGCGCCGATGACCCGGTCGGCTTTGTCCCGCTGGGTGTAGGTGGTGAGGGCCTCGTGGAGGTCGTTGGCGATGCCGATGTAGTCGACGACGAGCCCGGATGGCTTGTCCTTGAAGGTGCGGTTGACGCGAGTGATGGCCTGCATCAACCCAGCCGAGCGCATCGGCTTGTCCACGTACATGGTGTGCATCGGCGGTGAGTCGAACCCGGTCAGCCACATGTCCCGGACGATCACGATCTCCAGCGGGTCATCGGGATCGCAGGCGCGTGCCTTCATCTCGCGGCGCTGCTGCTTATTGCGGATGTGCGGCTGGAAGCGGGCAGGATCGGTCGCGTCACCTGTGATGACGACCTTGATCGCGCCAGTCTCGTCGTCTTCGGTATGCCACTTCGGGCGGAGCTTGACGACCTCGTCGTACAGGTCCACGGCGATCCGACGCGACATCGTGACGATTATGCATTTGCCCGCGAGCACACCCTGCCGTGCTTCCCAGTGCGTGACGATGTCGGTGGCAAGCTCACTAATCCGCTTCTTCGACCCGACGATCGCCTCGACACGCGCCCATTTCGTCTTCAGCCGCTCCGCGATCTCCTCCTCCGAGCCAACGGTCGCGTCATCGAACTCATCGTCGATCAGGTTGCGGGCATCCTCCGGCAGTTCAACCCTGGCCAGGCGCGGCTCATAAAACACCTTGACCGTCACGCCATCAGCAATGGCCTGCGTCATGTCGTACACGTCGATGTACTCGCCGAAGATCTCCGCCGTCGAACGGTCCTTCTCATCAATCGGCGTGCCAGTGAACCCGATGAACGACGCGTTCGGCAGCGCGTCCCGCACATTGCGTGCGAACCCGTCGATGAGGTCGTAGTTGGTGCGGTGCGCCTCATCAACCATCACCACGACGTTGAGCCGCTCCGATAGAGTCGGGAACTTCCGGCCCGCCTCCCGGTCTCCCTTGGTGAGCCCGAACTTCTGGATCGTGGTGAAGACGATACCTCCGGACTCCCGACCATCCAGCAGCGCTTTCAGATGGTCCCGTGATTCAGCTTGCACCGGGGATTCTGGCAACGGCGAACCGGGCTTCGACGAGGCGAACGTATCGTCGTACAGCTGGTCATCAAGGTCATTGCGGTCGGTCAACACCACGACGGTCGGGTTTTCCATCGCCGGGTGCGACATCACCAAGCCTGCGTAGAACGCCATCTCCAAAGACTTCCCGGAACCTTGCGTATGCCACACCACCCCAGCACGTCCGTCGCCCTCGACAGCCTCAACGGTCTGGCTGACCGCCTTCTTCACTGCCCAGTACTGGTGGTATTTCGCTACCGCCTTGCGGGTCTTCTCTCCCTCGCCGAACGTCGCGACGAAGTGGCGGCACAGGTCGAAAAACACGTCAAGCCGGAACATGCCCCTCGTCAGCACCTCGACCTGCGGCATCTTTAACCCATCACCATCACGAGGGTCCCGGATGTGCCCATCGATAGTTTTCCAAGCCGCCCAGTGGTTCCATGGCGCGCTGAATGACCCCGCCAAAGCCTCCACCCCGTCAGAAACGACCGCCACCTGGTTCCACTTGAACACATCCGAAATCTGGGACCGGTAGGTCTGCGTCTGCTGATACGCTCCACTGACCTTCGCGTACGCCTTGCCCGTACGCTTCAACTCAAACAGCGCCAGCGGCAGCCCGTTCACAAATAGCAGAATGTCCGGCCGCCGCGTCTTCTTCGCGCCTTGGATCGAGAACTGATTAACTGCGACCAGGTCGTTGCCAGCCGGGTCATCCCAGTCGATCAACCACGCCCGGGCAGCCCTGGCGTTGCCGTCAGCATCGCGGTACTCCACCGGCACGCCGTGGATCAGAAATCGGTACGCCCGCCAATTCTCCGACTCGACCGCAGGCGACTCAGCCCGCCTCACCATCGCCACCACATCCGCCACCGCGTCCGGCGGCAGATCAGGATTCAGCCGGACGACCGCGTCCCGCAGACGACCCTCCAAGATCGTGTCTCGGTAGTCCGAGCGCTCCGCCTTCGGCTCTCCCGGCGCTATGTTGGGGCCGTACACATGCCTCCAGCCCAACTCCCCAAGCAGCTCCAGAACCCAGTGCTCCAAGTCATCCTCAGTCGGCGTCAACACTGGCGTTGCCCCCTAGATTTCTTTAGCCCGCACCCGGCCAGACATCAGCAGCGGCAACAGCTCGTCACGAGTTTTGGTTAAGACCACAACTTCCTCATCCAGTGCCGAAATGATCGAGTCCATCGTTGATAGCGCACTTTCGAGCGAATCGTCATCGATCCACGGAACAGAGAGGGCCGCCATCCCAGCTTTGTTAATTGCAGCGAACACCGTGCCGGTTCCCAGATGGATATCCCACAGAGCGGTATCCGCTTGGAGGGCCTGAAACAAGGTTGCTTGCCGACCAACCGCCCGAAGACCGCCTACACCGCGCCCCAGCGCGGTCTTCTCAGTCGCGATGTTCAGCTCGCCGACAGGTGCCCTGACGGCCACAAGAATGTCACCTCGGTCTGCCAGACGAGTTGGCTTTGTGGTCCATATCCTCCGGCTTGGAAAGCGCCAACCGAAATCCCGGACGCCCTGGTAGAAGGCCACACCTTCGCCGTCTTCGTTGTATGTATCGCCTGGGGGTGACTGACCCATGGTGATGGTCGCAACTTCTTCCAAGCGGCGGCGTTGAACGCCATCCCATCCACGCCGGAACGAGGCGAGTTGGGCTTCCGCAAGCCCCGCCATGAGTTTCCGGTTCGTCTCGATCAGGTCGTCGAGCGCACCGAGAACTGAGGCAATGCGGCGCTGTTCATCGAGGAGTGGCAACCAAATCCGGCAGGCTTGAATGCGATCGGGCGCCGTATGAAGAATCTTCGAACCTGAGGCCGACAAGTAGAGTTGACGATTGAGATCGTTGGTCTTGAAGATGTAATAGGCAAAGCGCTCGTCAAGACGAGTGTCGTCAACCTCAATGCGACCAATTCGCTGGTTGTGCAAATAAAGGCGACCATCATCCGGCACCACCATCGGGTAGCCCAAAATCTCGCCGTCGGCTGTTTGGCATGTCATTGCGACCAAAAGATCGCCCGCGCCCAGCCGGAACTTCCTTGGATACTCCGCGACGTACGCCTGAACCCGCTCAGGTTCGAAGCGACTAGAGCGATCCCTTGCAAAGTCTCCAATTCGGATAAGCCGAGGTTCGCTGTCGAGCTCGGCGTCCTTACATCCCTTGCTCGGAAACGCCCAACCGTGATAAACGTTCAGAACCTCCCCCAGCCGCACGTCACTCATCGCTCACGACCAGCGAGCCAAGCGCAGTGAGGACCGCAGCCTGGAGTTCTTCGCGTTTCTTGAAGCCCTCGCGAATCTCGTCATTGAACCTGGCGATCTTCTCGTCGAGGGGCTCACCATCGCCTTCGACTTCTTCGCTACCGACGTAGCGACCTGGTGTGAGGATGTAGGAGTGCTCGGCGATCTCTGCGGTCCTGACTACGCGACAGAATCCCGGGATGTCTTCATAGGGTTGGTCGCTGCTGGCGTCGGTGCCGCGCCAGGCGTGGTAGCTGTCGGCGATCTTGAGGATTTCGTCGGTGTTGAAGGCCCGAAGGGTTCGGGCCTCCATGAAGCCAATCTTGCGGGCGTCAATGAAGAGAGTCTCGCCCTTACGTGACCTGGTGGCCGCCCCATTGGGGATGCCTGCCTTGTTCTTAGTAAGGAACCAAAGGCACACCGGAATCTGGGTACCGAAGAAGAGTTGTGACGGAAGGGCAACGATGCACTCGACGAGGTCGGCCTCGACGAGCTTCTTTCTGATCTCGCCCTCGCCGGATTGTTGGCTCGACAATGATCCGTTGGCTAGGACGGTCGCCATGGTCCCAGTCGGCGCCAAGTGGTGGAGCATGTGTTGGATCCAGCCGTAGTTGGCGTTGCCGTCTGGAGGTGTGCCGTACCGCCAGCGCACGTCGTTCTCCAGCCTGGTACCGCGCCAGCCGTCCTGGTTGAACGGCGGATTGGCGATCACGAAGTCCGCGCGCAGGTCGGGGTGCTGGTCGTTGTGGAAGGAGTCGCCCCACTCCGCGCCGAGGTTGGCATCGATGCCACGCAGGGCGAGGTTCATCTTCGCTAGGCGCCAGGTGGTCGGCACCGATTCCTGTCCGAAGACGGAGATGTCGTTGCGCACGCCGCCGTGGGCGCGGACGAACTTGTCGGCTTGGACAAACATGCCGCCGGAGCCACAAGCGGGGTCGAAAACGCGACCGTGGTAGGGCTGGAGCATCTCCACAAGGAGCTGGACCACCGAGCGCGGCGTGTAGTATTGGCCGCCGCGCTTGCCCTCGCCCCCGGCGAAGCGGCCGAGGAAGTACTCATAGACGCGACCGAGCACGTCGAGCCCCTTGTGTTCCTCGGCCGCCAGGTCGGCGCGAGAGAACACGTCGATAAGCCCGCCGAGCATCTCCGGGGTGAGTTCCTGTCGGGTGTAGTTCTTTGGCAGCACGCCACGCAACGTCGGGTTCTCCCGTTCGATCGCCGCCATCGCCCCGTCGATCCTGGCACCGATGTTCGTCTGCTTGCCCGCCTTACGCAGGTCCTGCCAGCGGTGACCGTCAGGAACCCAGAACACACCCTCGGCGGTGTACTCGTCCCGATCTTCAAGCACTGATTGCTTCGCAGTCTCGTTGGGCATGAAGTAGTCCGAGTCCGGGTCGTTGACCAGCCCGGTCAGCTCCTCCTGACGAGCGGTGAACGTGTCCGAAACGTACTTCAGGAAGATGAGACCGAGCACGGGGTGCTTGTACTCGGCGGCATCCATGGACGAGCGCAACGCTGTCGCCGAATCCCAGAGGACCTCCTCCAGGCTCTTGTCCTGCTTCGCCTTCGTCCTCGGCGGCACCGGCACTCTCCCTTACCTGCTCTGTCACGCTAGTCGACTCACAGTAGCGTCAGAGCCTAGTACTCCAGTTGTAGATCGTGATGTTCGCGGTTCATCGGCCGATTGTCGCTGGTAGTGGGCCTGCTGGGCACGGTATTGGTGGCGCCTACGCCATAGTGACCAGCGCAGGACGTGCAGGATGTCGGTAGCCCGCGCGACCACGAGCGTGTTGTAGAGGTGCCGGATTTCGGCGAGTGTCAACGGATCAGCCCTGTGGGTGTGGGTCTGGCGTGGGCGGTGACCGTCACGATCGCGAGGAAGGCATGGGCCAGCAACACGAGCGTTGTCCGCCGAGATCCGGCGCACCGGGATGCCCTTCTTCTCGGCGTGCGCGGCGAGCCGTTCGAGGTTGGCGTAGACGGCGCGTGGCTCCCAGCCCGTGTCGGCGAACAGGCGACGCCGAAGGGTGAGATCTTCCCTTCACACGCCAGGAGCAGGACCGTGGTGCTCCGCACTCTGGCGTCCAGAGACAGCAGTCGCAACGCGGGCCCGGGATCGGGTGCCGCCGGGTTTGTCGCGGTCATGCCGCTGCCACCTCCTGCCCGGTCTGGGACCGGTGGTCGGTGTTCAGGAGTTCGGCGAGGTCGTCGAGCAGCAGGGCCACCGCGTGGGCGGCCTGCTGGGGAACCACGCCGTTGCCCAGCGCTCGCAACTGCGCGGTGCGAGGCAGCGGAAGGTCGGTGTCCCACCCGGCGGGCAGGCCCATGAGGTGCTCGACGAAGGCGGGCGCGAGCACCGGCCGGCCGTGGTTGCCGGGCCCGGCCGCCGGTGAGTCGGTTGGTGCGGGCGGTCAGCGGCGTCTTTGACTACGGAGTCGTATCGGTCGAGCTGTTTCCCTGCTTCTCGCACCACGTCTTGGGAGCACGTGGTGGATGTCGACTGTCGAACGCGCGGCCGCCGCCGGGGCCCGGCAGCGTTGTCGTGCGCGGCGATCACCGTCTTCCCGCGAACAGCACGAGCAACCGCCTCCTGAGGAGGTGTGGGTCGGTAGCTCAACCAGGCGGCGGGGACGGGGACAGCATCTGGCGCAGGATGGCGTAGCAGCGAGAGGCTAACCGCGGGTTCGGGCACCAGACGTCCACTGACGACCCCACCAGACCATCCTGGGTCATTGCACCAGCACCGAACATGGACGGCGGGTACGACGACCACGAAGTTCTTTGGCAGATCCGCCCGGCCGGTTTACCGCGACCTGGAGCATACGGCTGACAACATTTCGTCCAGAGCGACCGTCTGCTCCAGATTTGCTCCAGACAGGCCGCCGCAGTCCACAGTGGACCCGAAAGCAAGATCGCCCGCCACCTGCATTACCGCAGGTCAGCGGGCGATTCGTATGCGGTATTCGATTGTGGAGCTGAGGGGACTCGAACCCCTGACCCTCACACTGCCAGTGTGATGCGCTACCAGCTGCGCCACAGCCCCGTGCTCACACGTCGCGTTCGAGGACTTCTGTTCCCGGCGTTCCGTGTGGCAATACCGTACAACATCACGCCCCAGGGAGCGAAATCGGGGGTGCCCGATCGGCGTTCCCGCACGTCAGGGCCTACTTCACGAGGTTGCCCAGCCAGTCTCCGTCGAGGCTGACGACCTGCCCGTCTTTCGCCACGGTCGGCGTGCCCTTGAAGTACGGCAGGGCCCTCGTAGTGTCCATCTCGGTCTGGGTGACGGCGTCGTACTTGCCGCCCTCGACGCACTGCTTGAACGTGTCGCCCGTGATGCCGAGATCGGTGCCGAGCTTCACGAGGCGTTCCTTCGTGTACCCCGGACCGCCCTCCTCGGGCTGGGTGCGGAACAGCGATTCGTGGAACTCCCAGAACTTGTTCTCGTCGACCGCGCACAGCGCCGCGTTGGCCGCGTCCTTCGAGTACCCCTCGGGGCTGGAGAACTTCACCAGCAGCGGCAGGACGTGGTAGCGGACGCGCAGGGTGCCGGCCTCGATCTCGGTCTTGATGCGCTCCCCGTACTCCTTCTTGAACCGGCCGCACACCGGGCACAGGAAGTCCTCGTACACGTCGATCGTCACCTTCGCGGACTCCGGTCCGACGACGACCACGCCGGCGTCGCGCGCGATCGGCGCGGAGATCCCGCTGATCCCGTCGGCGGTGGGACCCTCGTCGGACGACGAACTCTTCGACCAGATGACGCCGACGATCACCACCAGCGCGAGCACGACGACGACCGCGATGCCGAGCACCACCTTGTTCCGGTCGCCCCCGGAACGGGCGGCGACCACCGCACGGGTCGCCTGCTTCTTCTTCCGCGCGCTGCGTTCCGCCCCACCCACGTCAGGATCCCTTCTGGAAAAGCCGCGTCCCGCAGGCTATCGGGAGATGCTGAGTGGAACCTGAGTGGTACTACCGGGAGCCGACCGGCTCGGCGTCGGGCGCCTTCGACCGCACGCGTGGCAACGTCTCGGGCGCGAACAGCCACACGGCCGTCGCCACGACCATCGTCGCCCCGGTCAACCCGAACGCGTACTGGTACGACAGGTGGTCCACCAGGAAACCCGACAGCAGCGGTCCGACGATGGCGCCGCAGTCGGCGACCATCTGGAACGCCGCGAGCACCGGCCCACCCTTCGCGTCGGGTCCGATGACGTCCGCGACCACGGCGTTCTGCGGCGGGTTGAGCAGTCCCGCGCCGATGCCCGCGACCGCAGACGCGATCATGAACGCGGGCACGGACTCGGTGAACCCGAGCCAGATCGTGCCCACCGCGGACACCACGAGCCCCGCGATCGCCAGTGGTTTACGCCCGATCGTGTCGGACAGCCGCCCGGACACCATCAGCACGGCCGCGTTGCCCACGGCGAACACCGACAGCGAGATCCCGGCCAGGCCCGGCGACCCGTGCAGCGCCTCGACCACGAACAGCGGCACGAGCGAGATCCGCACGCCGAACACCGCCCACCCGTTGGCGAAGCTGGACACCAGCGCCGCCCGGAAGGCCCCCGAGTTCCACGCCTGCCGCACGGTCAGCGTCGGCGCCGCGTCCGGGCTCACGGCCGCCAACGTCGACCGCCGCAGGAACCACCACACGACGAACGCGGCCAGGACGAGCGTCACGGCGTACACCACGAACGGCACCCGGATCGAGAACCCGACCAGGGCCGCGCCGACGATCGGTCCGGCGATGTTGCCCAGCAGGAACCCGGTGGCCCACAGCCCGGACGCCCGGCCGCGCATCGACGGCGGCGTGATCCGGATGAGCAGGCCGACGGCCGAGACCGTGAACATCGTGGACCCGATGCCGGCCAGCGACCGGAACACCAGCAGCTGCCAGTATGCGGTGGCGAAGCCGCACGCGGCAGTGCCGGCCGCCACGATGAGGATGCCCGCGACGTAGGTGCGGGGTTCGCCGATCCGGCTGACCAGACGTCCGCTCATCGGCGCGAACAGCAGCCTGACCAGCGCGAACGCACTCACCACCGCGGACACGGCGGTGGTCCCGACGTCGAAGCTCTTGGCGTAGGAGGGCAGGACGGGCGCCACGATCCCGAAGCCGACGGCGATGATGAAGCTGGCCGCGACCAGCACCCACACCTCGCCGGGCAACCGGGGCTCCGACGCGTCTTTCCCCGGCACAGCGCCCCTCCCTCTCCGTTAGCTGTGCGAAGGATATGCATAAAGACAACTAAATTCCCAGGGCCGGCACACTGCTTCTTCGTGGACCTGCCCGATCTGCCCATCCGCGCCGCGCTGCCTGAGATCAAGCGCACGTTGGACGCCCACGGCACGGCGGTCCTCGTGGCGCCGCCGGGCACGGGCAAGACCACCCTCGTCCCCTTGGCCCTGGCGGGACGCGTGGTCGTGGCCGAACCACGTCGCATCGCCGCCCGTGCCGCCGCCGCGCGCATGGCGGCGCTGCTGGGCGAACCGGTCGGCCGCACCGTCGGCTACGCGGTGCGCGGCGACCGGAAGACCTCGAAGGACACCCGGATCGAGGTCGTCACGTCCGGCCTGCTCGTCCGCCGACTGCACCGCGACCCGGAGCTGCCCGGCGTCGACACCGTCCTGCTCGACGAGTGCCACGAACGACACCTGGACGCCGACCTCCTGCTCACCCTGCTGCTGGACGCCCGCGCCGCGCTGCGCCCGGACCTGCACGTCCTGGCCACGTCCGCGACCGTGGCCGCCGACCGCCTCGCGACCATCCTGGACGCCCCGGTCCTGACCGTGACGGCACGCACGTTCCCGGTCGGGATCACCCACGTCGCACCGGCCAGGGGCGAGCGCGTCGAGACCACCGCGGTCCGCGCGATCCGCCGCGCACTGTCCGAAGTGGACGGCGACGTGCTGGCGTTCCTGCCCGGTGTCGGCGAGATCGCCCGGACCGCGGCCCTGCTCGCCGACGTGGACGTGGTCCCGCTGCACGGACGCCTGTCGTCACGCGACCAGGACGCCGCGCTGCGGCCGGGCCCGCGACGGCGCGTCGTGCTGGCCACGTCGATCGCCGAGTCGAGCCTGACCGTGCCCGGCGTCCGGGCCGTGGTCGACGCGGGCCGGTCGCGCGTTCCCCGCACGGACCACCGTCGCGGGCTGTCGGGCCTGACCACGGTCCGGGTGAGCGCGGCCGTGGCGGAACAACGAGCGGGCCGCGCGGGCCGCGAAGCACCGGGGCACGCGTACCGCTGCTGGCCGGAGCACGAACACGGCACCCTGCCCCGCTACCCCGAGCCCGAGATCCGCACCGCCGACCTGACCCGCCTGGCCTTGGAGCTGGCGTGCTGGGGAACGCCCGACGGCACGACGCTGACCTGGTGGGACCCACCGCCGCAAGGCGCACTGGAAGCGGCACGCACCACCCTGCGGGCGTTGGGCGCACTCGACGCCGAAGGCAACGCCACCTCACGCGGCCACCGCCTGCTCGACCTGGGCCTGCACCCGAGGCTGGCCCGGGCACTGCTGGACGGCGCACCTGTCACCGGAACCCGCACGGCGGCCCAGGTCGTGGCCGTGCTCGACGCCGACCGGACCACGAGGGTCGAACTGGACCCCCGCGACGCCGACCCGAAGGAAGTCCGCCGCCTCTCGTCGTTGATCCCGACCGAAGCGGCCACAACCGACGACCCGGCGTTCGTCGTGGCCCTGGCCCACCCCGAACGCCTGGCCCGTAGACGCTCGCCCGGCTCCTCCGTCTACCTGATGGCGAGCGGAACGGCCGCCGAACTCCCGCCGGGAACGACACTCGCCGACGCCGAGTGGCTGGCGGTCGCCGTGGCGGACCGGGAGCCGGGACGCACCAACGGCCGGATCCGCCTGGCCGCCCGCGCGGACGAGACGCTGGCCCTGACCGCCGCACCGACCCTGATCAGGGAGGAGGACGACATCCGCTGGGACGGCGACGTGGTCGCGGACCGCGTCCGCTACCTGGGCGCGATCCCGTTGGGCAGAAAACCCCTGAACTCACCCGAGGCGACCCGCCGGGCACTACTCCTGGGCCTCAAAGCGGAAGGGCTCGCCCTTCTCCACTGGACCCAGGACGCCACCCGCCTACGCGAAAGGATGGCGTTCCTGCACCAAACCCTGGGCGCACCTTGGCCCCCGGTGGACGACGAGGCACTGCTGCCTTACGTGGACACGTCCACCGCACGCCGCAAATCCGACCTGGCCAGAATCCACGCCGCGAACGTGCTCCAAGCCGCACTCCCCTGGCCCGAGGCGACCCGCCTGGACACCCTGGCCCCGGACAGCCTGGAAGTCCCGTCGGGCTCCAGAATCAAGATCGACTACTCGACCGGAGACCCATTCCTGGCCGTCAAGGTCCAGGAAGCCTTCGGCTGGACCGAAACCCCGAAACTGGCGGACAACCGCGTCCCGCTGGTGCTGCACCTACTCTCCCCCGCAGGCCGCCCGACCGCCGTGACAGCGGACCTGACGTCGTTCTGGAAAACCGGCTACCCCCAGGTCAGATCCGAACTCCGCGGCCGCTATCCCAAACACCGTTGGCCCGAGGACCCCACGACCGCCCCACCGGCCCGCCGCTGATCCGG includes the following:
- a CDS encoding restriction endonuclease subunit S; protein product: MSDVRLGEVLNVYHGWAFPSKGCKDAELDSEPRLIRIGDFARDRSSRFEPERVQAYVAEYPRKFRLGAGDLLVAMTCQTADGEILGYPMVVPDDGRLYLHNQRIGRIEVDDTRLDERFAYYIFKTNDLNRQLYLSASGSKILHTAPDRIQACRIWLPLLDEQRRIASVLGALDDLIETNRKLMAGLAEAQLASFRRGWDGVQRRRLEEVATITMGQSPPGDTYNEDGEGVAFYQGVRDFGWRFPSRRIWTTKPTRLADRGDILVAVRAPVGELNIATEKTALGRGVGGLRAVGRQATLFQALQADTALWDIHLGTGTVFAAINKAGMAALSVPWIDDDSLESALSTMDSIISALDEEVVVLTKTRDELLPLLMSGRVRAKEI
- a CDS encoding type I restriction endonuclease subunit R → MEHWVLELLGELGWRHVYGPNIAPGEPKAERSDYRDTILEGRLRDAVVRLNPDLPPDAVADVVAMVRRAESPAVESENWRAYRFLIHGVPVEYRDADGNARAARAWLIDWDDPAGNDLVAVNQFSIQGAKKTRRPDILLFVNGLPLALFELKRTGKAYAKVSGAYQQTQTYRSQISDVFKWNQVAVVSDGVEALAGSFSAPWNHWAAWKTIDGHIRDPRDGDGLKMPQVEVLTRGMFRLDVFFDLCRHFVATFGEGEKTRKAVAKYHQYWAVKKAVSQTVEAVEGDGRAGVVWHTQGSGKSLEMAFYAGLVMSHPAMENPTVVVLTDRNDLDDQLYDDTFASSKPGSPLPESPVQAESRDHLKALLDGRESGGIVFTTIQKFGLTKGDREAGRKFPTLSERLNVVVMVDEAHRTNYDLIDGFARNVRDALPNASFIGFTGTPIDEKDRSTAEIFGEYIDVYDMTQAIADGVTVKVFYEPRLARVELPEDARNLIDDEFDDATVGSEEEIAERLKTKWARVEAIVGSKKRISELATDIVTHWEARQGVLAGKCIIVTMSRRIAVDLYDEVVKLRPKWHTEDDETGAIKVVITGDATDPARFQPHIRNKQQRREMKARACDPDDPLEIVIVRDMWLTGFDSPPMHTMYVDKPMRSAGLMQAITRVNRTFKDKPSGLVVDYIGIANDLHEALTTYTQRDKADRVIGADVRQAAIPEMLVEHSVCSDLLHGVDWVTILGDGGQKAWLYAVTAVLDHLLETDRTDDGASDSDPGEFEDASDGQPSVKKRFMAHSSRLKKLYSLVPTSDEAKAVVEDVAFFDAVRGQIAKLETDSRRSESDAALDTAIRQIVSEHVSGSGVIDLFAEAGIDVPDISIIDDEFRRRFETADLKNARLEAVRRLIENEVKVIGKSNVVVRRKFSEMLAQSMNRYQNRTIDAAQVMAEIVAIAQAIKVQKERGEKIGLTDSELAFYDALTSNESARIAMQDETMRAIAHELTAIVREDAKTDWNVKETVRAKLRTRIKRLLLKHGYPPDKEASATDLILQQAELVAEDETN
- a CDS encoding class I SAM-dependent DNA methyltransferase, encoding MPPRTKAKQDKSLEEVLWDSATALRSSMDAAEYKHPVLGLIFLKYVSDTFTARQEELTGLVNDPDSDYFMPNETAKQSVLEDRDEYTAEGVFWVPDGHRWQDLRKAGKQTNIGARIDGAMAAIERENPTLRGVLPKNYTRQELTPEMLGGLIDVFSRADLAAEEHKGLDVLGRVYEYFLGRFAGGEGKRGGQYYTPRSVVQLLVEMLQPYHGRVFDPACGSGGMFVQADKFVRAHGGVRNDISVFGQESVPTTWRLAKMNLALRGIDANLGAEWGDSFHNDQHPDLRADFVIANPPFNQDGWRGTRLENDVRWRYGTPPDGNANYGWIQHMLHHLAPTGTMATVLANGSLSSQQSGEGEIRKKLVEADLVECIVALPSQLFFGTQIPVCLWFLTKNKAGIPNGAATRSRKGETLFIDARKIGFMEARTLRAFNTDEILKIADSYHAWRGTDASSDQPYEDIPGFCRVVRTAEIAEHSYILTPGRYVGSEEVEGDGEPLDEKIARFNDEIREGFKKREELQAAVLTALGSLVVSDE
- a CDS encoding DsbA family protein, producing MGGAERSARKKKQATRAVVAARSGGDRNKVVLGIAVVVVLALVVIVGVIWSKSSSSDEGPTADGISGISAPIARDAGVVVVGPESAKVTIDVYEDFLCPVCGRFKKEYGERIKTEIEAGTLRVRYHVLPLLVKFSSPEGYSKDAANAALCAVDENKFWEFHESLFRTQPEEGGPGYTKERLVKLGTDLGITGDTFKQCVEGGKYDAVTQTEMDTTRALPYFKGTPTVAKDGQVVSLDGDWLGNLVK